In Bacteroidota bacterium, a single window of DNA contains:
- a CDS encoding gliding motility-associated C-terminal domain-containing protein — MEHFSPESSKKSIILTVNTLNPMLTFTQPSETHNSMRPFLRRLILIISIAATLGILPRKAFATHMAGADISYTCLGGNSYRIDLTFYRDCAGSDALSEVYLDFTSASCGQSFQQTLVVEDSSEIAYPCPSQTTKCTDPNSPNPGIKQYIYSQIVNLPAQCNDWIIGWEYCCRNCDITTMFQPTPCVPGSNPGLYIETTLNNLTVTCNSSPVFSNIPIAFVCVGQPFTYNHGVIDPNGDSLVYSLVDPLTSDTTHSPIPYLPGFSATNPITSSTGVTIDPVTGDITFTPTQTEVGVLSVLVQEYRNGVLIGSVIRDMEIYIRPCTNNIPTATGIDGSNSRDTTVCPGTSFCFDVFSDDVDANQVVTMIWNQGIPGATFTVTGFPFPTGEFCWTAPTVNVSTLPYTFTVTVTDNACPSNGYQTYSFNIYVNTPIQSINTTDISCNGAADGTATALTTSPTGNYSYLWSPGGQTTQTITGLAAGNYSVSVIDSVSGCSASATTTITDPPVITDSIYSTGTPCTGNGFAVVFASGGTGAYSYIWNTVPPTLNDTVSGLSAGTYFVTITDANGCTHTDSVDVATGPSSVVVTVDSVATLNCFTDTTGYASVSATGGTPGYTYVWNTIPVQTGPLATNLSPGIYTVTVTDSVGCSSTQNANVVSPAEIILIGSSTQAGCNLADGSATVSVSGGVPRYTYLWDTLSVTTATLNNVPAGIYNVTVEDQNNCISTLDVSVSNTNIPPPTVTLSSAISCNGSSNAEAVIIPAGGTPPYTFTWDGSASNDTITNLGPGTYTGGVTDAAGCSAFATIVITQPSILGVNIVSSVASCFGENNGRAIVSPAGGTGPYTYSWSPSGGTDSSAFNLPPDTFVVTVTDANGCTATASTIITENTQINILIASTVNATCNGSNDASIDLTTIGTSPLSFNWNQGEAFTEDLTNIDAGPYTVVVTDGAGCTSSLTVSISQPPAIPVDAGVSTSICNDVDSYQLNANLAPGTTGVWSTTTVGVTFSSTTDPDAMVMNLNPGQTFLTWTVSDGTCQASQSITISYNNSIFSIAGNDVAICDFGSVQLNGNLPSTFTGYWSGFPVTFNDSTLYDATANSTVYGNNELVWTIVNSQCVDSDTLLFVVDEPVSSDAGPFDIACTNSGELIAVSPITGSGQWGVLAPSSATFVDPTIENAQVNGLSLGANVFVWTVVNGVCSASDTTSLFYDIACELELPTGFTPNGDTYNDGYEIKGIEGYPLNVFRVFNRWGNEVYTKEDYKNTDWKGQNNSGNELPEATYFVILEIKNTEIKISTYVDLRKN, encoded by the coding sequence ATGGAACATTTTTCACCTGAATCAAGTAAAAAATCGATAATTCTTACAGTTAATACTCTTAACCCTATGCTGACTTTTACTCAACCAAGTGAAACCCACAATAGTATGCGCCCTTTTCTCCGCAGACTAATTTTGATCATTTCTATAGCAGCGACTCTTGGAATATTACCTCGAAAGGCTTTCGCAACACATATGGCCGGAGCAGACATTTCTTATACATGTCTGGGTGGAAATTCTTATAGAATAGATCTGACATTTTATCGCGATTGTGCCGGATCAGATGCATTATCTGAAGTCTATCTTGATTTCACTTCTGCAAGTTGCGGACAATCGTTCCAGCAAACTCTTGTGGTAGAAGATAGTTCGGAGATCGCATATCCTTGTCCTTCTCAAACAACAAAATGTACTGATCCGAATTCGCCAAATCCCGGTATCAAACAATATATCTATTCGCAGATCGTAAATCTCCCTGCTCAGTGTAATGACTGGATAATAGGGTGGGAGTACTGCTGCCGGAATTGTGATATCACTACAATGTTTCAACCTACTCCTTGTGTTCCGGGATCAAATCCGGGATTATATATTGAAACAACTTTAAATAATCTCACAGTAACCTGTAACTCATCACCGGTATTTTCAAATATTCCAATTGCTTTTGTTTGTGTTGGACAACCTTTCACATATAATCATGGTGTGATTGATCCTAACGGTGATTCACTTGTTTATTCATTAGTGGATCCTTTGACAAGTGACACAACTCATAGTCCAATTCCTTACTTACCCGGATTTTCTGCAACTAATCCAATTACTTCATCAACAGGTGTAACAATCGATCCTGTTACAGGAGATATCACTTTTACACCAACTCAAACAGAGGTTGGTGTTCTTTCTGTTCTTGTACAGGAATATAGAAATGGTGTACTGATCGGTAGTGTGATCCGCGACATGGAAATTTATATTCGTCCGTGTACTAATAATATTCCAACTGCAACAGGTATCGATGGAAGTAATTCCAGAGATACAACTGTATGCCCGGGCACTTCATTCTGTTTCGATGTTTTCTCTGATGATGTTGATGCCAATCAGGTTGTTACGATGATCTGGAATCAGGGAATTCCAGGTGCAACATTTACTGTTACCGGTTTTCCATTTCCTACAGGAGAGTTCTGCTGGACTGCACCAACTGTCAATGTTAGTACTCTACCATATACTTTCACCGTAACTGTTACTGACAATGCTTGTCCTAGTAACGGCTATCAAACTTATTCATTCAATATTTATGTTAACACTCCGATTCAAAGTATCAACACTACTGATATTTCTTGTAACGGAGCAGCAGATGGAACTGCTACTGCATTAACAACCAGTCCGACAGGTAACTATTCATATTTGTGGTCACCTGGTGGACAAACTACTCAGACCATTACAGGTCTGGCAGCCGGAAATTATTCGGTATCTGTTATTGACAGTGTAAGCGGATGTTCTGCATCTGCAACAACTACAATTACAGATCCGCCTGTAATTACTGATAGTATTTATTCTACAGGAACACCTTGTACAGGAAATGGTTTTGCAGTTGTATTTGCATCCGGTGGAACAGGTGCGTATTCTTATATCTGGAATACAGTACCACCAACATTAAATGATACTGTAAGTGGATTATCGGCAGGAACCTATTTTGTTACTATTACTGATGCTAACGGTTGTACACATACTGATTCAGTAGATGTAGCTACCGGACCAAGCTCAGTTGTGGTAACTGTTGATTCAGTTGCGACGCTGAATTGTTTTACTGATACAACAGGGTATGCAAGCGTTTCTGCAACAGGCGGAACTCCCGGCTATACTTATGTCTGGAATACCATTCCTGTTCAAACAGGTCCACTAGCAACGAATTTATCACCCGGAATATATACAGTTACTGTTACAGATTCTGTTGGGTGTTCATCTACTCAAAATGCTAACGTCGTTTCTCCTGCTGAAATTATTCTTATCGGATCCAGTACGCAGGCAGGATGTAACCTTGCTGATGGAAGTGCAACTGTAAGTGTGAGTGGTGGTGTACCGAGATATACTTATTTATGGGATACTTTATCTGTAACAACTGCAACATTAAATAATGTTCCGGCCGGTATTTATAATGTCACTGTAGAAGATCAGAATAATTGTATTTCAACTCTTGATGTTTCAGTTTCAAATACGAATATTCCGCCTCCAACTGTTACTCTTTCCAGTGCAATTTCATGTAATGGATCTTCAAATGCTGAAGCAGTAATTATTCCGGCAGGTGGGACACCACCGTATACTTTTACATGGGATGGTTCTGCTTCAAATGATACTATTACAAATCTGGGACCGGGTACTTACACAGGTGGTGTCACAGATGCAGCAGGATGTTCTGCTTTTGCAACAATAGTTATTACGCAACCATCAATATTGGGAGTAAATATTGTTTCAAGTGTAGCAAGTTGTTTCGGTGAAAATAATGGCCGTGCAATTGTTTCTCCTGCAGGCGGAACAGGACCTTATACTTATTCATGGTCGCCAAGCGGAGGAACAGATTCAAGTGCATTTAATCTGCCTCCTGATACGTTTGTAGTAACAGTTACAGATGCTAACGGATGTACTGCAACAGCATCAACGATTATAACAGAGAATACTCAGATAAATATTTTAATAGCCTCCACTGTAAATGCTACATGTAATGGCAGTAATGATGCATCGATCGATCTGACAACTATAGGAACGAGTCCGTTATCATTTAACTGGAATCAGGGAGAAGCATTTACTGAAGATCTTACAAACATTGATGCCGGTCCATATACAGTTGTTGTGACGGATGGGGCCGGTTGTACTTCATCGTTGACTGTTAGTATTTCTCAGCCACCGGCAATACCTGTTGATGCAGGTGTTAGTACATCGATTTGTAATGATGTAGATTCGTATCAGTTGAATGCTAATTTGGCTCCCGGAACAACAGGAGTGTGGTCAACAACAACGGTTGGCGTAACGTTCAGCAGTACTACTGATCCAGATGCTATGGTAATGAATTTAAATCCGGGCCAAACATTTTTAACATGGACTGTTTCTGATGGTACATGTCAGGCTTCACAGTCTATTACTATTTCTTATAATAATTCCATCTTCTCTATAGCAGGAAATGATGTGGCGATATGTGATTTTGGTTCTGTTCAGTTGAATGGAAATTTACCTTCAACCTTCACAGGTTACTGGTCAGGATTTCCTGTCACTTTTAATGATTCAACATTGTATGATGCAACGGCAAATTCAACTGTATATGGAAACAATGAACTAGTCTGGACAATTGTAAATAGTCAATGTGTCGACTCCGATACATTATTATTTGTAGTAGATGAACCTGTGTCATCCGATGCCGGACCATTTGATATTGCTTGTACAAATAGCGGTGAACTTATTGCAGTTTCTCCTATAACAGGATCAGGACAATGGGGAGTTTTAGCTCCATCAAGTGCAACCTTTGTTGATCCAACGATAGAGAATGCACAAGTAAATGGCCTGTCGCTTGGGGCTAACGTATTTGTGTGGACTGTTGTTAATGGAGTTTGTTCTGCTTCAGATACAACTTCACTATTTTATGACATTGCCTGCGAACTTGAATTGCCTACAGGATTTACTCCAAACGGTGATACATATAATGACGGATATGAGATCAAAGGAATTGAAGGATATCCTTTAAATGTATTCAGAGTTTTCAACCGTTGGGGAAATGAAGTTTATACAAAAGAAGATTACAAGAATACAGACTGGAAAGGTCAGAATAACAGCGGTAATGAATTGCCTGAGGCTACGTATTTCGTGATCCTGGAAATTAAAAATACTGAGATCAAAATAAGTACATACGTTGACTTGCGTAAAAATTAA
- a CDS encoding type IX secretion system membrane protein PorP/SprF — MKRIYISALLMFFSVAGYCQQDILVSQYMFNHLLLNPAYAGSKDYMMATLLYRKQWVDFKGAPTTQVATLHGPVGLTNFGWGASISHDKIGVTDRTDAYLNAAYHLPVGPKMKLSLGLRAGGGYYSYKNSDLIYWDSNDPLFAGDKTSKFIPNIGAGAYLYTDKFYAGVSVPNVISYDTTKVLSLNMNGNVVPNQVRHYFATAGVALEVNPDVVIKPSVLVKYVQNAPVEADFNVNVLFAQVLWVGGSYRTGDSFVALLELQLTKKFRLGYSYDFTTTDVKNYSAGSHEIMIGYDFGYDIMKVKTPRYF, encoded by the coding sequence ATGAAGAGGATTTACATTTCAGCGTTGCTGATGTTTTTTAGTGTAGCCGGCTATTGTCAGCAAGACATTTTAGTTAGCCAGTACATGTTTAATCATTTACTTTTGAACCCTGCTTACGCAGGAAGTAAGGATTATATGATGGCAACATTGCTTTACCGAAAGCAATGGGTCGATTTCAAAGGTGCACCAACAACACAAGTGGCTACGCTGCATGGACCGGTAGGTTTGACCAATTTCGGTTGGGGTGCTTCGATCAGCCACGATAAGATTGGAGTTACTGATCGTACAGATGCCTATCTGAATGCTGCATATCATTTACCGGTTGGACCAAAGATGAAATTAAGTCTTGGATTGAGAGCAGGTGGTGGATATTACAGTTACAAAAACAGTGATCTGATTTACTGGGATTCTAATGATCCACTTTTCGCCGGTGATAAGACGAGTAAATTTATTCCGAACATTGGTGCAGGTGCATATTTATATACTGACAAATTTTATGCAGGAGTTTCGGTTCCAAATGTCATCTCTTATGATACAACAAAAGTGCTTAGCTTAAATATGAATGGAAATGTTGTTCCGAATCAGGTTCGACATTATTTTGCAACTGCAGGTGTGGCACTGGAAGTAAATCCTGATGTAGTTATAAAGCCAAGTGTGCTTGTAAAGTATGTTCAGAATGCTCCGGTTGAAGCTGACTTCAACGTAAATGTTTTGTTCGCTCAGGTTCTTTGGGTAGGAGGTAGCTATCGTACAGGTGACAGCTTTGTTGCTTTACTTGAATTGCAATTGACAAAAAAGTTCAGACTTGGATACAGCTATGACTTTACAACTACTGATGTGAAAAATTATTCAGCAGGATCACACGAGATAATGATCGGATATGACTTCGGATACGATATCATGAAAGTTAAAACTCCTCGTTATTTCTAA